From the Leptospira congkakensis genome, the window TAGATAAATATGGACTCTTTGGAACTGAAAACGAATGACCCGGAACTGCAACTGACAAAGGAAGATTTACAAAAAGTTGAGGAACTGACTGGGCAGATACAACTCAACAATCCCAATGATATCGTTTCTTATGGAGCCTCGGCCCAAGCTAAAGTTTCTGAATTTGCAGATAAAGTTTTATCAGAAATCAAAACCAAGGATTCTGGATACGCTGGGGAACTTTTAAATAATCTTTTATTCAAAATCACTGATTTGAATTTGGATAGTTTTGCGGGAGAAGGGAACTCTTTGTCCAAAATTCCGCTCATCGGTGGTCTTTTTGACGCTTCTCGGAAATTTCTAGCTAAGTTTGAAGACTTACAAACCCAAATCGAAAAGATAGTCGAAGAACTTCACACTGCTCGAACCAACCTAACAAAAGACATAACATTATTACAGGCATTATACGAAAAAAACTTGGAGTATTTTAAAGAAGTTCAAGTATACATTGCTGCCGGTGATAAGAAGGTTCAAGAACTAAGAGACAAAATCCTTCCCGATATGCTCGAAAAGGCAAAAGCACAAGGGGACACTCTTGCTTCCCAACAGTACCAAGATATGGTGCAAATGGTGGATCGGTTTGAGAAAAAAATCCACGATCTAAAACTCACCCGCATCCTTTCCTTACAAACAGGACCACAAATTCGACTCATCCAAAACGGGAACCAGGTTCTTGTTGAAAAAATTCAAAGTTCGATTTTGAATACAATCCCACTTTGGAAAAATCAAATCGTAATCGCATTAGGTTTGTTACGCCAAAGAAAAGCATTGGAAGCGCAAAAACAAGTTTCCAAAACAACAAACGATCTAATCCAAAAAAATGCAGAAATGTTAAAAACGGGAACTGTTGAAATTGCGAGAGAGTCCGAAAAAGGGATCATTGAAATTGAAACTTTAAAAACAGTAAACCAACAGCTGATCACTACGATTACAGAAACTCTAAAGATTCAAGAAGAAGGTCGTCAGAAACGAAAAGTTGCAGAACAAGAAATGATCAAAATCGAATCTGAAATCAAACAAAAACTTTTGGAATCAAAATAGAATGACTGAAGTGCAATTAGAACAAAATCAAGAGGAGAAAAAATGGGCAAGACGTGCCCATCTTTCTACTATTTTAACGTATCCTATGGCATTATTGCCATTTCCATTTTTTATCTCTTCTCTTGGGGCAATGGTTTATCCCTTTGTCATGTGGCTTTCAAGAAATAAGTCTTCTTATTCCGCCAAACAATCGCTAGAGGCAATGTACTTGCAGGCTTTGTTATCGCTTGGATTCTTTGGGTTTGGAGCAAAGTTTGGAGAGGATCGAGTTTTACTTGTGTTTTCCTATGTGTTAATGGCATTCCTTCATGTAGTTTTTTTGGGAATTGCTATTTATCGAACTACAATTGGAAAAGCTCACCACTATCCATTTAGTTTTTTTCCACTTCTTTTTTCCTCTAACCAAACAAAAGAGAATTGGAATGAACTAAAGAAAAAATTTGAAGATAAAGTAGAATTCACCGAATATAAATCCCAAATGGAACGATTGGATGGATTTCGTCTATCTACTGAAAAAGAATCCAAATCTCTCTCGGATGGATCACTACAAGGTTTATGTAATGAATACTTACATTCTTTATCTGATCTACGCGTGAACCTTGCGGAAGACCCGCTATCTTATAGAAAGGCAAAACAGTTTTTAAATTATTTTCCAGAGACTGTTTCCAAAATTTTAGGCCAGTACAATAAATTGAGTGTTGGTTCCCCGGAATCAGAAAAAAGAAAAACGGAATTAAATTCCTTACTGAGTGAAGTGATCAAAACCACGGAACAAGTCAGAAATAAACTCAAAGCAGATGAAACCCTAAATTTAGATGTTGAGATCACCGCGATGAAGAAAAACATCGAATTTGGTGGGTATTGATGCAATCTGAGTTACTGGATAGATCTTATCATTTTCTAAATTTCCTTCCGACAGTTTCCGACTTCCTTGTGCAAAAACACAAAGAGTCCGGCCTCAAGGTAGATGAAAAAAGTTTATACAATCTTGTGACGGAAGCGGATTTAAAAGCAGAGTCTATGATTTTGGATGAGATCCAAAAAAACTATCCAGGAGATGGAATCCTATCGGAAGAACGAGGAAAAATTGACGGTAACTCAGGATACACTTGGGTTGTGGATCCTTTAGATGGAACTACCAATTATACCCATGGACTTCCGTTATACGGTGTTTCTGTTGGGGTTGTCGAAACAGATACGATGACCCCACTCATAGGGATGGTTTTTTTTCCAGAGTTAAACACTTATTATCATGCCATCAGAGGCCAAGGGGCTTTTCGAGAAAAAACTCCCATCCAAGTTTCTCGGACAAGTTCTTTGAAAGATTCGTTATTTGTTACAGGATTTCCTTATGATCGAAATTTATCTTTAGACACACTCATGCAATATTATAAATCCATATTGCAAAAATCTAGAGGCATTCGCAGAACAGGGGCAGCAACACTCGATCTATGTTGGTTAGCCGAAGGGAAGTTTGAAGGATATTATGAACTTGGCCTTAAACCTTGGGATATGGCAGCGGCTGGTCTTATTGTTTTAGAGGCTAAAGGAAGAATCACATCCATGGATGGTAATGATTTTTCAATTTTGATTCCGAGTTTACTCGCAACCAATGGTCTTGTGCATGAATATCTTTTAGCAGAATTTGAAGGGCAAATCAATCGAGTAGTTTACTAACCATTTGATTTAGTTTTTTTCGAATTACGTCTTTGGTAAAGTTTGCCAAAACATATTCCCTTCCATTTTTACCAAGCCTTTGGGATATTTCACGATTTTCTAATAAAAAATCCAAAGTTCGTTGGAAAGAGAGAGAATCTGAATAATATAACCCACCTTGGCTTCGTAAACAATGTCCTCGCATAACAGATGATTTTGCATTGACGAGTACAGTTTTTTCCTGAATCCAAGCTTCCATAATGGAAATCGAAAAACTTTCAAAAGCGGATGGATTGAGTAGAAGAAAAGATTTTTGAATTTCTGAAAGTTTTTCTTCTTCGCTGACAAAACCAGTAAAACAGATCAAAGGATCTGTTGGTACTTCCATAGAAGAAACTGACCCCAGAGATTTTATACTAACATCTGTTCTATGAGAATATAGTTTCCAATCTCTAAAATATTGAAAAAGTTCTGGATATCCTTTTGCAGGTTCAATTCGACCAACAGTGATCAATTGATTCGAGTTCGAGTTCGAGTTCGAAAGTTTGGGATCTAGGTTTGCAAAATGATCATTAATATAAGTACCAATTAAAAAGTAAGAACTAACTTTTTGTTTTGTGTACGTTTCATAAACAGAAACTTCTTCTGGCGCATTGAAACTATAAATATACCGGTTTGAATATGTTTTGCGATACATGGGGAGACGAAATGGTGGTTCGTCATGAAATGTTGGCACAATGACAAATGGAATTTTTAAATTAGGGATACTTGCAACAACTGGGTAATATAAATATCCGATAAGGATCGCTAAATCATAGGAGTTTTGTTCTTTGGAAATGTATTTAACTAATTCGGGACAATAAGGTCCTTGTTCTTTTAGAAATTCAAATTGTTCTTTGTCTGAAACGGAATCCCCTTTTTCCAAACATTGATTTAGAATGTGATTCATCTTAGTGATGTTTCTTGTTTGTGTTACTGGAAATCGTAGAATACGAATGGAGTTTTCTTTGGATTCTCCTTTAGGTAATTCGTTTTTCCAACTTACATAATCTTTAGCGGAAGATGTACAAACCGTCACATCATTTGATTCTGATAGAATAGAAGCATAGTCGTAGGCTAATTTTTCAGCTCCACCGGAAGCATGTTCTAAAAACCGTGCAGTGATGATTAGAATTTTTGCCACAACTAACCTCTCACGACTTCAAGAAGTGGTAAGATACTCGTTGATTGTAAATATTCATCCAGCCTAATATTTTGAGCTCCAATGATAGAATTTCTAAAGTCTTGTTTTTTAAAAACGGAATCAACCAAGGGAACTATGGAATCAAAGTTTTTAGATTCAAATAGGATTCCAGAATGATTTAGGGTTTCAGGTACGGCACCGGCTGCAAAGGCAACCACGGGCAAATGAAAATAAATGGCTTCCATAAGAGGAACACAAAAACCTTCATGTTCACTCATCGATAGAAACATATTACTTTCAGAGTAGATCTTTTTTAACATCGATTCATCAACATAAGAAATGATTTTTACTTCATTTGTAAGATCCAAGTGGTGGATCATAAAATTGAGTTCATCAAGGTAGGATTGTTGGTTGGGATTACAGAAACCCAACATTCGCATAGAAAATTGGTTTCCCATTTTTGATTTCCATGTTCTGGCAAAACGAATCAAATCATCTTGTCGTTTATTTGGCGCAATGCGACCAACAAATAGGAAAGAAGGATGATCAAATGATTTAGATTTGAAATCTCTTGGCACATCCTTCCATTTTTGGAAATTCAAATGTAGGGGAAGTAACCTAGCATGTTTAAATCCTATTTCTTGAAGTTCATTCAAATTAAAATTAGAAACAGCAAAGGAATGATGGAATGTATCACGAATGGTTTCTAAGTCTTCACGACCCTTACGTAACAAATAAGAAAACTTAAGATCGTATCCGGAGAAAAAATCCTCAGGTGTTACGTTATGATAGATAAGAATTTTTCGATTGGGAAATTTTAAAACAAAATCTAAAACATCACTATGAATAGAGTGGTGGTAAACCAATACGTCGTTTGGTTTGATTTTTGCTTTAGTAAGTTTTTCTGCATATTTTCTATCGTAAGAAAAAACGTTTTCTGTAAAAATTTTTCCGTTATAACCCTCTTTGGCGAGTAAACGTTTTATCTCTAACATTTCTTGAGAGATGGCATCGCCTAATTGGAATCCTGCAGAAAATTGATGTATGTTCATTGGATACCAGTATTCAAAATTCCAGAAACCACTTCCGAGAAAGGAAATTGATTGTATGATTCCAATACTTGGGATTGGTGAGAAATCAAGGAAGTCCGTTTTTCTTTATCAGATAAAATCTCTTTCATTTGTTTTATAATTTTTGGAAATTCCTTTGAATCGAACAGTATACCTGCTCCTTTCATTGTACCAGGAATCGCTCCTTTTGCATAAGCAAATACGGGAATCTTCGATCCGAATGCTTCCAAAATTGGCAAACAAAAACCTTCATGTTCACTCATCGAAACAAAGGCTCCCGATTCTTTTAAAATCGATAAAACTTCTGCATCGGATTTGCCTGTTAAAAACTGAACCTTACCTTCCAAATCAAACCTTCGCACAAGATTTGTTAGTTTATCAAAATATCCATCAAAAGCACCAATTACAGATCCAATACAGATACATTTGGCATCAGGGAATTCTTTTATCCAATAGGAGAATAATTCAATGAAATCTTCCCATTTTTTTTGTGGAGAATATCTCCCTACAAAGACCAAAGATGAGTTTCGTAACTCTGATTCTAATTTTGTATTAGTTACATAAGATTTACAAATAGGGATCACATAAGGATTTTTGAATTGGTATTCTGAAATGGTTTGAAAATTAAATTCTGAATCACACCAAATGGAATCACAAAAGACTGATAAACTGGCAATTTCCAAATAAGACAAAGATTCGAATTTTTCCATCGCTGAAAAAATATCAGGAGTTGTTGTGTCTTTATAATAAGAGGCAGGGGTAATGTTATGAAATCTTAAAATTTTGCGGCCAGGTAAATTTTGGAACAAGTGGTAGGGGTAACCGGCTCCACCATAATGTAAAATGTGAATGTCCTCTGCTGAGGTGGGATGTTGAAAGGAATTTACCAAATGGAACTGGCTTTCCAAGGGTTTTCCTTTTCTTTCAATCCTGGTAACAAAATGAGATTTGTAACCTAATGAAATAAAAACTTCAGAAAGACCTATTGCATCATTTCCAACACCATCAGAATCTTTTAGTTCATCTAAATGTTGGAAAACATTCATGTAGCGAGTTTTGTGTATCTGTAAACTTTCGTATCTTCCGTTGCAGAAAGATCTCGAACTTGTTTGAAACCAAGTGTTTCCAAATAGTTTGGTAATAGTTCCAAATTAATTTCAGAAACTTGTAGATCGCGGAACGGACGATTGGCGTTTGTCGGTTTTGTGGAAACGGAAAAATACAAATGTTTTCCATTTTGTATGGAATTTGAAATTTCAGCAAAAATTCTTTCTATCCAAAAAGAAGGAAACCGGTTGAGAGGAAGGTAAACTAAGACATCGGCTGATGGATTTAGAATTTGTTTTAATGGAAAAAGTCTTTTTTCCAACCGAACGGTTGTTGTGATTTTGTTTTGAATGAATCTGAATTCATCTTCATGTGAAGTGATACATTGAAATGGAATTTGACTTATGGATAGTTGTTTGAGAATATCTCCCCACTCAGGAAATAATACCGTTACTGCATTAGATTTAGAAAAATCTTCTAATGCAAATTTCCAACTAGGGTTTGATCCAGCATCTGTAAAATAAGAATTTACCGCCCAACCAAAGTTAGGCAGTTCATTGGAAGATCCATGTAACAAATGGTCTCTATAAAATCCATCAAATCGATTTTCTATTTGTTCGATTCTTTTCCCCAAACGAACAAGTTCATGCAAAACTGAGAAAAATGCTCGAATTCTATTTTCCGAAAGTTTTTTGTCGATTAATCCATAAACAGAAATTAGGCGATTGACGATGAATTTAACTGGTCCACGAATGAACCAAAATTTTGGGTTTGAGAATTTGGGACTAGAAATCCCTTTTTCAAACAGATGAGCAGTTCCTGCCGGGTCAAATTTTCGAAATCCTTGGGGGGATTCTGGTTTATAGCTGATTTTTGTGAGTTCTAACCAATTGGGAGTCTGAGATGGATCCAAGGGGATCTTGGATTCAATTTTTTGTATCAATTCCGATACATTTAACTGTGGGTCTCGAACTTCGACAAAGGGGGAGGGATTGAATTTCTTTTTGTCTTCCACAGTTTTCTTTCTTTTGTTGAGAGGATTTGAAAAATTGGAAGAATGGCAACTAAATCTTAGGGCCGAATCGGAAATTTCCCTTTTCTATGAAAAAAAAACAAATTTTAGTCACTGGAGCCAGCGGATTTGTCGGAAGTTATCTACTTCCTGCTCTGGAATCCCAAGGTGAATCCCAAATCCATTGTTTTCAAGGTGACATTCGTGACCGGAAGGCCGTCACAAGAAATTTAGAAGCAGTGCAACCTGATGTCCTCATCCATTTGGCAGCCCAAGCATTTGTTCCGATAGCCATTGAAAATCCTTGGGAAACTGAAGAAATCAATGTTGGAGGAACACTTAACTTTCTAGAAACTTTACACCGTCTACAAAGGCCTTGTAAAATGTTGTACGTTTCTTCAGCAGATGTCTATGGAAAACAGGATCCTTCTCTTCTTCCTTTAAAAGAATCATTTTTGCCCAATCCAGTAAATCCTTATGCTGGTAGTAAATTGGCAGCCGAATCTTATTGCAGGCAGTACGCACAGTATAGTCAGTATGTATCGGTAGTGATTGCAAGACCTTTCAATCATATTGGAATCGGACAACGTAAGGAGTTTGTCATTCCTAACTTTTGTTCTCAAATCATCGAGGTTAAATATTCGGGAAAGTCAACTATTGCTGTTGGTGATTTAGAACCTACTAGAGATTTTTCCCATGTTGAAGATATTGTGAGTGGGTATTTGACCTTAGTGGAAAAGGGGCAATCAGGCGAAATTTATAATATCTGTTCTGGTGAAGAACGAAGTATCCGTTATATGTTAGAAGAATTAGTTAAATTTTCTGGTAAGGACATTCGATTTGAAGTGGATGCCGGTCGAGTTAGAGCGTCTGAAACATCCAAAGTTTATGGTGACAATTCCAAACTAAAAAATCTAGGTTGGAAAAACAAACATAGCTTAAGCGAAACTTTACAACAAATTTACAATCACTTAGAATCTGATTTTTTAAAATCCAAACAAACAGACTGAACTTCTTTCCAAGTTTTATCTGAAACAATTTTTTTGATGGATCCTTTTTTGCCAGTTCGAATGAGAGATTCTAAAGTTTTCATTCTTTCATCGGTAGCAGGGTGAGTACTTAAAAAATCGGTAATTGATTTTGTTATCACTTGATCGTCCTTGGCTTTTGGATCAGGTGATTTTCCTTCAGGTTTCAATATTTCTTTCTCTAATTCTTGCATTCTTTTAAAAAATGTAAGGAGTCCTGATGATGAGATATTTTGGTTTTTTAAATATTCTATAGAAGTGATGTCAGCTTCTGTTTCAAAATCTCTAGAAAACTTTAATACCAGAATTGTAGAACCAATCTCCGTAAACGTTTCTAAAAATTCCATGTTTCCGAGTCCAGGACCAACCACCAAACTGATCGCAAGCGAAGTCCCTCCTGCTTTCACAAGATTTCTCATATGGTGTCTTTTTTCCACGTGTGCAATTTCGTGTGCTAAAACCCCAATCACTTCTTCTTGTGATTGGGCATCATTGAGAAGTCCGGAAAAAAAATAAATTTTGCCGTTAGAGAGAGCAAAGGCATTCGGAATGGTAGAAGCAATGACAGAAACGGAAAATTCGTGAGGACTACCTTTGGGTACGATTCTTTTAAGAGCTTCTGCAAAGAATCTGTCTGTGGCTTTGGTATTACAAGCTTCAAACTGAGCATCCATTTTGAGTTGGACAGATTCGCCTAACGTTTTGTCGGCGGATAAGGGAATGAAGTTCGTTACAAGCTCTAGCCCTTTAAAATAGAAAAAACCAATAATAGCAACAATGAGAATGGATAGAGTCCCAAGGACAAGGGGATTCATTTCTCTGATGGAGTAAAAAAATGCATGGGTTTTGCTTTGTGATTTTTTTGTTTGGATCCAAATGGATTCTATTTTTTTTGCTTCTTCTTTGGAGCAAAAAATTTCCAAAACAGGACTTTCTTTTACTTCGTCCGGCAGTAAAACAAGCTTACAGCCATTATGCGTTAAATTAAATTCTGTAAATTGGGAAATTACAAGTTTGTGAGCGGTTTCTCTAGAAGAAAACTCAAGAGATTGACCATGGATCAGAATAGTCCCCTCTTCGGGGACCGCTGATACTCCGTTAAAATATCGGGATGTAAATGTTTGATTTTGAAACAATGTTTATGATAGGAAGGCTTCTAAAGTATCTGCAAGTGCTTCCAATCCTTCTGCCGTAGCGTTTGCAGTTGAATCTGTTTGTGCTGAGATGGAAGAAAAATCAACTTCTGCCTCCAAACTAACCGACTCAAAAAAAAGTTTGGTCAATCGGACTACAGCCCAAGCAAATCCAATTCCTAAAGTAAATATGATAATTAAATAGGCGATGATAAAATTTCCAAAAATTTTTCCACCTGTGATATCTGATCTAAACTTTTTCCCTTGGAAACTAGTTCGGTTCCAAATGTAATTTTGAACATCTGCTAAAAACCAAGAATAGTAAATTCCAAGAGTCACAATGCTTAAAAAGAATCCTTTTAAGTAGAGGAAAAAAATCTCCTTACCTTCTGCTGAAAATCCAAAGTTTGTATTCCCGTATCTTGTTTTACTTTGTATGTAAGCTTCTTTTTCAGCAAAAAACCATGGATAGTAGATTCCCAGTGTAATGATAGTTAGGAGAATCCCTTTGCCGTAAAGTTTTGCTACTTCTAAAATTTTTCCATCAAATCCGAAACGAAGGTTGCGGTATCCAGTACGCGAAGTGAGGTATTTTCTGCCACCTACCAAGATGATAGGAACAAGAGCCAAAATTACTGCTAAAGATAGAAGAGACCCTACGATTGATGCAAAGTATGGGATCGGAATGAATGTCAGGATGGTCTGAATGATGTAGATCCCTATATAAAGAACTATGAATATTCCTAATGCTTTGAGAAATCCAATGAACCTCTCTTTTCCTGTTCCGTGGAAGGAAAAACGTTCTCCTGCCCATTCTAAGTTCTCTGCCATAAATTTTTGGACATTGGTTCTGGCCCAAAAGCTATAAATCCCTAATGTTACTACGGTTAGAAACATATTCTTCAGTAGAAGAATGAAGAGTTGCCCTCCCGTTGCGTGGTATTGTAGTCTCGTATTGTTCATTGATGTCCCCGAATGATGATTAGTGGAGAGATTATATAGATTTAACAAATGGGTAAAGAAAAATATTTCCTATCCATTAGAAATACAGATTGCACGATTGATCCTACGTCATCAATTTTAGAGGAATCACTGAACTTGTCCATCACTCAGTCTGTCTATTTATATAGAATGCGAACTACCTTCCTAATCTTCTTGTTTTTTCTGATCTTTGTATCAGATGGGTTTGCTGATTCACGACAAGAATTACCTCCTACATTGGGGGATTTGAAAGGGCAGGACAAATCGGTGCGGCAACCTCCCGATAGAAAGGACAAAAAAGGATGTTGTAAAATCAAATATCCTGCTGGTGGATATGATTTCTTTCTTGCGACAGAAGACGATTGTCGTGCTAGTTTATACTTTGACAGATTTTTAGGAGAGAACAACACTCTATGCTTTCGATGGGAAGGGGAATAGAATTTGTCGATTTTATGGGCGTTAGAGAACAAGTTTTACAAACATTAGTTAAAATATTTCCTTCTTATGATGTTTCGCTTGCGATTGCTGGTGGTGGTTGTAAGGCCTTTTATGCATTAGGTGTTGGG encodes:
- a CDS encoding toxic anion resistance protein, with the protein product MDSLELKTNDPELQLTKEDLQKVEELTGQIQLNNPNDIVSYGASAQAKVSEFADKVLSEIKTKDSGYAGELLNNLLFKITDLNLDSFAGEGNSLSKIPLIGGLFDASRKFLAKFEDLQTQIEKIVEELHTARTNLTKDITLLQALYEKNLEYFKEVQVYIAAGDKKVQELRDKILPDMLEKAKAQGDTLASQQYQDMVQMVDRFEKKIHDLKLTRILSLQTGPQIRLIQNGNQVLVEKIQSSILNTIPLWKNQIVIALGLLRQRKALEAQKQVSKTTNDLIQKNAEMLKTGTVEIARESEKGIIEIETLKTVNQQLITTITETLKIQEEGRQKRKVAEQEMIKIESEIKQKLLESK
- a CDS encoding DUF4870 domain-containing protein, coding for MTEVQLEQNQEEKKWARRAHLSTILTYPMALLPFPFFISSLGAMVYPFVMWLSRNKSSYSAKQSLEAMYLQALLSLGFFGFGAKFGEDRVLLVFSYVLMAFLHVVFLGIAIYRTTIGKAHHYPFSFFPLLFSSNQTKENWNELKKKFEDKVEFTEYKSQMERLDGFRLSTEKESKSLSDGSLQGLCNEYLHSLSDLRVNLAEDPLSYRKAKQFLNYFPETVSKILGQYNKLSVGSPESEKRKTELNSLLSEVIKTTEQVRNKLKADETLNLDVEITAMKKNIEFGGY
- a CDS encoding inositol monophosphatase family protein gives rise to the protein MQSELLDRSYHFLNFLPTVSDFLVQKHKESGLKVDEKSLYNLVTEADLKAESMILDEIQKNYPGDGILSEERGKIDGNSGYTWVVDPLDGTTNYTHGLPLYGVSVGVVETDTMTPLIGMVFFPELNTYYHAIRGQGAFREKTPIQVSRTSSLKDSLFVTGFPYDRNLSLDTLMQYYKSILQKSRGIRRTGAATLDLCWLAEGKFEGYYELGLKPWDMAAAGLIVLEAKGRITSMDGNDFSILIPSLLATNGLVHEYLLAEFEGQINRVVY
- a CDS encoding glycosyltransferase — its product is MAKILIITARFLEHASGGAEKLAYDYASILSESNDVTVCTSSAKDYVSWKNELPKGESKENSIRILRFPVTQTRNITKMNHILNQCLEKGDSVSDKEQFEFLKEQGPYCPELVKYISKEQNSYDLAILIGYLYYPVVASIPNLKIPFVIVPTFHDEPPFRLPMYRKTYSNRYIYSFNAPEEVSVYETYTKQKVSSYFLIGTYINDHFANLDPKLSNSNSNSNQLITVGRIEPAKGYPELFQYFRDWKLYSHRTDVSIKSLGSVSSMEVPTDPLICFTGFVSEEEKLSEIQKSFLLLNPSAFESFSISIMEAWIQEKTVLVNAKSSVMRGHCLRSQGGLYYSDSLSFQRTLDFLLENREISQRLGKNGREYVLANFTKDVIRKKLNQMVSKLLD
- a CDS encoding glycosyltransferase family 4 protein, encoding MNIHQFSAGFQLGDAISQEMLEIKRLLAKEGYNGKIFTENVFSYDRKYAEKLTKAKIKPNDVLVYHHSIHSDVLDFVLKFPNRKILIYHNVTPEDFFSGYDLKFSYLLRKGREDLETIRDTFHHSFAVSNFNLNELQEIGFKHARLLPLHLNFQKWKDVPRDFKSKSFDHPSFLFVGRIAPNKRQDDLIRFARTWKSKMGNQFSMRMLGFCNPNQQSYLDELNFMIHHLDLTNEVKIISYVDESMLKKIYSESNMFLSMSEHEGFCVPLMEAIYFHLPVVAFAAGAVPETLNHSGILFESKNFDSIVPLVDSVFKKQDFRNSIIGAQNIRLDEYLQSTSILPLLEVVRG
- a CDS encoding glycosyltransferase family 4 protein gives rise to the protein MNVFQHLDELKDSDGVGNDAIGLSEVFISLGYKSHFVTRIERKGKPLESQFHLVNSFQHPTSAEDIHILHYGGAGYPYHLFQNLPGRKILRFHNITPASYYKDTTTPDIFSAMEKFESLSYLEIASLSVFCDSIWCDSEFNFQTISEYQFKNPYVIPICKSYVTNTKLESELRNSSLVFVGRYSPQKKWEDFIELFSYWIKEFPDAKCICIGSVIGAFDGYFDKLTNLVRRFDLEGKVQFLTGKSDAEVLSILKESGAFVSMSEHEGFCLPILEAFGSKIPVFAYAKGAIPGTMKGAGILFDSKEFPKIIKQMKEILSDKEKRTSLISHQSQVLESYNQFPFSEVVSGILNTGIQ
- a CDS encoding LIC_10202 family protein → MEDKKKFNPSPFVEVRDPQLNVSELIQKIESKIPLDPSQTPNWLELTKISYKPESPQGFRKFDPAGTAHLFEKGISSPKFSNPKFWFIRGPVKFIVNRLISVYGLIDKKLSENRIRAFFSVLHELVRLGKRIEQIENRFDGFYRDHLLHGSSNELPNFGWAVNSYFTDAGSNPSWKFALEDFSKSNAVTVLFPEWGDILKQLSISQIPFQCITSHEDEFRFIQNKITTTVRLEKRLFPLKQILNPSADVLVYLPLNRFPSFWIERIFAEISNSIQNGKHLYFSVSTKPTNANRPFRDLQVSEINLELLPNYLETLGFKQVRDLSATEDTKVYRYTKLAT
- a CDS encoding GDP-mannose 4,6-dehydratase, yielding MKKKQILVTGASGFVGSYLLPALESQGESQIHCFQGDIRDRKAVTRNLEAVQPDVLIHLAAQAFVPIAIENPWETEEINVGGTLNFLETLHRLQRPCKMLYVSSADVYGKQDPSLLPLKESFLPNPVNPYAGSKLAAESYCRQYAQYSQYVSVVIARPFNHIGIGQRKEFVIPNFCSQIIEVKYSGKSTIAVGDLEPTRDFSHVEDIVSGYLTLVEKGQSGEIYNICSGEERSIRYMLEELVKFSGKDIRFEVDAGRVRASETSKVYGDNSKLKNLGWKNKHSLSETLQQIYNHLESDFLKSKQTD
- a CDS encoding M48 family metallopeptidase, with product MFQNQTFTSRYFNGVSAVPEEGTILIHGQSLEFSSRETAHKLVISQFTEFNLTHNGCKLVLLPDEVKESPVLEIFCSKEEAKKIESIWIQTKKSQSKTHAFFYSIREMNPLVLGTLSILIVAIIGFFYFKGLELVTNFIPLSADKTLGESVQLKMDAQFEACNTKATDRFFAEALKRIVPKGSPHEFSVSVIASTIPNAFALSNGKIYFFSGLLNDAQSQEEVIGVLAHEIAHVEKRHHMRNLVKAGGTSLAISLVVGPGLGNMEFLETFTEIGSTILVLKFSRDFETEADITSIEYLKNQNISSSGLLTFFKRMQELEKEILKPEGKSPDPKAKDDQVITKSITDFLSTHPATDERMKTLESLIRTGKKGSIKKIVSDKTWKEVQSVCLDFKKSDSK
- a CDS encoding YjgN family protein is translated as MNNTRLQYHATGGQLFILLLKNMFLTVVTLGIYSFWARTNVQKFMAENLEWAGERFSFHGTGKERFIGFLKALGIFIVLYIGIYIIQTILTFIPIPYFASIVGSLLSLAVILALVPIILVGGRKYLTSRTGYRNLRFGFDGKILEVAKLYGKGILLTIITLGIYYPWFFAEKEAYIQSKTRYGNTNFGFSAEGKEIFFLYLKGFFLSIVTLGIYYSWFLADVQNYIWNRTSFQGKKFRSDITGGKIFGNFIIAYLIIIFTLGIGFAWAVVRLTKLFFESVSLEAEVDFSSISAQTDSTANATAEGLEALADTLEAFLS
- a CDS encoding LIC_11321 family protein, coding for MGKEKYFLSIRNTDCTIDPTSSILEESLNLSITQSVYLYRMRTTFLIFLFFLIFVSDGFADSRQELPPTLGDLKGQDKSVRQPPDRKDKKGCCKIKYPAGGYDFFLATEDDCRASLYFDRFLGENNTLCFRWEGE